GCTGCGCGACGAGGTCACCGAACGTCTCACCCGCGAGGAATCCGGAGAGGCCAACGCATCGTTCTCGATCCTGGCCGGGAACTGGAAGGATCTACTCTTTCCCGATGCTCGTGCGGAGGAGTTCGCGGACCATTACAGCCAGACGCTGACCTTCGCCATCCTGCTGGCCCGCCTTGAGCGCATCGATCTGGACAAGCTCTCCCTCCCCGATGTAGCGATCCGATTAGGCAAACGGCACTCACTGATGGGCAAGGCGCTGGCGGTACTGACGGACGAAGCCCTCGACGATCTGCGCGGGATCACCGACACGCTGATCGACGTCATATCCGCCGTCGACCCCGAGATGTTCAAGGACGAGACCGGAGACGCCTACCTCCACCTGTACGAGGGCTTTCTGAGCGCCTACGACCCGGAACTGCGACGGCGGACAGGGACGTACTACACACCCGGCGAGGTCGTCCGCTTCATGGTCGGGTTCACCGACGAGGTGCTGCGGGACCGGCTCGGCCAGGAGGACGGGTACGGAAGTGAGGACGTCACGGTGGTCGACCCTGCCATGGGCACCGGGACCTTCCTCATCAACATCATCGACCACGTCGCCAAGAACCTGTCATTGAAGTACGGCAAGATTCTCAAGTCCGGACTCCTCCGGGACCTGTCGAGTCGACTCGTCGGTCTGGAGAAGCAGACCGGGCCGTACGCGGTGGCCGAACTCCGTGTGCACCACGCCTTCCAGTCCCACGACGCCGATGTCACCGGTCACCCACCGAGGCTTCTGGTGGCCGACACACTCGACGATCCCTCCGTCGAGCACCACCTGGGCTTGATGTACGAAGCGATCGCCCGCCACCGCCGCATGGCGAACAAGATCAAGGCGGACGAGAAGGTCATGGTGGTCATCGGCAATCCGCCCTATCTGCGGGGTGCGCGACAGTCGGGCGTCGGACGCTGGGTCACCGACGGCAACCCGAACGATCAGGGCCCGATCCTCGCCCGTTTCCATCCCGAGGACAACGGGCGTGTCGGATACGCCCTCGACAACCTCTACGTCTACTTCTGGGCGTGGTCCACCTGGAAGGTCTTCGACCAGGTGACGGCTTCGGGCACGCCGAAGGCGCCCAGCGGGGTCGTCGCTCTCATCACCAACTCCGGATACCTGGACAGTGAGGGCGCGGCCGGCATGCGTCACTACCTGCGCGAGGCGGCCGACGAGGGCTGGGTCATCGGTCTCTCCCCCGAAGGCCCCTACTCCGACACACGCACCCGTGTCTTCCAGGACGTGAAGCGCGAGGTCTGCATCGCCGTCTTCGTCCGCCGGGGTTCCCCGGACGCGAGTAATCCGGCGCGGGTGTGGCGACTCGACGTACCGGCGGGTACGCGCGAGGAGAAGTTCGGCTGGCTGGAAGCGCTCGGCGTCGAGGGCCACCGGAACGGGACTTCCTGGCAGCTCTGCCCCACACAGTGGACCGCGCCCTTTCACGTCACGCCCGACTCCGAGTGGTCAACCATGCCGCCGGTGGACGCCCTGCTGCCCTGGACGAGCACCGGCAACACGAACAACCGCAGTTGGCCCGTCTCACCCAGCCAGGACGTTCTGGAAAGGCGCTGGCGCAGGCTCGTCCAGGCTCCGACAGAGGCCAAGGCGACGCTGATGAAGAGCACCGGGGATCGCCGTCCGGACAAGCCCGAACCACCCCTGCCCGGCCAGCAGGAGAAGGGCAGTCTCGCCGCGGAGAAGGAGACGGTTCCGGTCATCGTCCGGTACGGACGGATGACCTTCGACCGGCAGTACATCATCGCGGACCGGAGAGTGATCGACCGGCCGCGGCCGGCCTTGTGGTTCGCCCACGACGACCGGCGTCAGATCTACCTGTCCGAACTCCACACAGAGTCAGGTCGGCCGGGCCCGGCGGTGAGTTTCACCGCCCTTCTGCCCGACGTTCACCACTTCAAAGGCACCGAAGGTGGCCGCGTCGCGCCCCTCTACCGCCACTCTCACCGGGCGGAACCGAACGTGACGCCCGGACTGCTGCAGCTGCTCACCAAGACGCACGGCGTGACGGTCACCGCCGAAGACCTCCTCGCGTACATCGCGGGCACAGCCGGCCACAGCGGCTACGCCCGCCGCTTCGCCACGAACCTGGCCGAGCGTGGCGCCCGCGTCCCCCTGACGCGCGACTCGGCCTTGTGGGCGGAGATGGTGGAGATGGGCAGGCGTACGGTGTGGATCCACACGTACGGCGAGCGTTTCGCTTCTCACCACCACAACAGCTCGCACGGACCGACACCGAGACTGCCCCCGGCAGAGCAACCGGAATGCGTCGTCGCGATCGGAGAGGACGACGGGCTGCCGGACAGCATCTCCTACGACGCGACGACGCGAACCCTCACGGTGGGCACTGGCTCCATACGTCCTGTGGCACCGGAAGTGTGGGACTACCGGATCGGCGGGGTGCAGGTGATCCGCAAGTGGTTCAGCTTCCGCAAGCGCAAGCCGGACGTGGAGCGGCAGACCCCGTTGAACGACATCCTGCCTCCAACCTGGCCTTCCCGGTGGACCATTGACCTGCTGGACCTCATCAACGCGCTCGGGCTCCTCGTATCCCTCGAGCCCCGACAGGCCTGGCTTTTGGACGCCGTCAGCAGCGGCCCGCTCATCACCACCGACGACCTCCGGGACGAGGGCATCCTGCCCGTGCCTGCCTACGCGACCAAGGAACCGAAGCCACCGCGGACGTCTCGGCGCAGTCCCGGGCCAGGTCAGGAGAGCCTCGACTTCCCAAGCTGACGCGCGCCCAGCCTGAGTTCCCGGCGGCCGTACCGCAAACGGAATGTGCCCGTGCTATGACGCACCGTACGGGCCGCACTCACACATGCGCGGAAGCTTCGCTGTGAACGACCCGCACAGGCCGATGTTGAGCGCCGTCAGTCGCTGCTGGCCGTCCAGGATCGCTGTGATTGCCCGGCTGCCCAGCGGACCAGTCGGTGCGCAGTGGGCGTTGTCAGGCTCGTGATAGTCGCGCATGAAGTCGTAGAAGGCGAAACGGCCGGAATTGCCCTCCTGAACCTGCCACATGAGGAACGAGCCGATGGGATAGCCACGCATCAGGCTGTCGTACAACCGCGTGATCTTGTCCCGCGACCAGACGAACTCACGCTGAATCGCCGGCAACACGTACTCGCGACGATGGATCGCACACCGTAGCGTCCGAAGTCAGGGCGTCGCAGCGAGTGGTAACACTCAGGCCGCCGGTTTCCAGCGGTACCCCTCGCGAGTTTCGTCGTACGGACGCGACAGCGGTTCAAGCTCCGTGCGCACGAGTTCGGCGTCAGGGTCAGCGACCCCCGCCGGTGCCGCGCCCCGGGCTACTGCCAGGCCCGTACCAGGTCTTCGGGTCCCCAGTGGGCCGCAAGGGGAAGATCGCCGGTCACGCCGCTGCGGGACACTGCGACCAGCGGGGTGTCCGGGCCGGCGCCAGGTACGGCCGGCACGTCCCGGACGAGAGTGTCGTATTCACGTCTGCCGAAAGGCTGGGACTCCAGCCACTTGATGGAGCCGACGAAGTGCACCGCGCCCGCCACGGGTTCGCGATCCGCGCCGATCAGGTCGACCTCGGGGTTGTTCTGCCGGTTCCACCAGCCGCCCACCGCCTCTGTCTCAGGCCAGTGCTCGTCGGGCAGCAGCCGTAGCAGTGACTCGCGAACGACCGGCTCGACGGCGCGTCCCCGCCAGGTCGTCCATGAGCGCTCGATGCGCTCCAGGGCCAGATCGCCGCGACCGCGTTCGATGAGCGGGATCCCTCGCTGCAGGAAGGCCAGCCAGAACCGCAGGTATGGATCGGCGATGCGGTAGCGCTTGTTCTTGGTGTCGGCCTTCCCGGACAGTGGCAGATCGGCCGCCAGGACCCGCTTGGTCTGCAGGGTGTTCAGCAACGGAGACAGCGTGCCCGACGGCAGCGCTCCCGTCCCGCCGGCCTGGGCGGCGATGGCGGAGAAGGTCCGCTCGCCGCTGCCCACCGCCTCCAGCACCGCCCGCGACAGCGAGGCTTCGGGAAACTCCCCGAGGAGCGACAGCTCACCCGCGACCAGCAACGGCGACAGCGGGTTGGTCACCGCCGCCCGCAGGAAGTCCGCCCGGCTCAGCCCCGGCCGCCACGACTGGACGATCTCCGGAAAGCCTCCCGTGATCAGCAACGCATCCACCGCGTCCGCTGCGTCGAGTTCCGTCATCGCCTGCACATCGGCCAGGTGCAGCGGCTGAACAGTCATCTTCGTCGCCCGCCCGAAGAACGGACGGCCGTAGGACTGCAGGGCCTCCATCACCGACATGTCACTGCCGACCAGGACCAGCAGGACCGGCTTGGCGGACAGATGGCGGTCCCAGACCGTCTGCAGCGCCCCCTCGAATTCCGCGTCCTGCTCCACCAGCCACGGCACCTCGTCGATCACAGCGATGCTCGGGGCGTCGTCCGGGAGCGCGATGGCCAGTGAGCGCAGCGCCTGATTCCAGTCCGCAGCCTGCAATCCGGCCACCAGCTCCGCTCCCGGCAGAGCAGCGGACTGCGCCAGCGCCGCGGTGAAGTCCGCCCGCTCGGCCGTGGCATTACGGCCCCGGGTTGCCTGGAACACCACGTACGGCATCCCGGACCGGTCGCAGAATTCCTGAACCAGACGAGACTTCCCCACACGCCGCCGCCCCGTCATGATCACGGCCTGCCCCCGAGTGCCCCCCGCACCTTCGATCACAGACCCGAGCTGTCGGCCCAGCAGATCGAGATCGGCCGCTCTGCCTTTGAAGTCCATCGGCGACCCCTCAGGAAGGAAAGTTAGATTGCATCTTACGTAGAAAGAATCTAACGCAGATGCCAGGAAATTTCCTTGAGATAAAATGGCCCGCCTCC
This genomic window from Streptomyces sp. DG2A-72 contains:
- a CDS encoding type ISP restriction/modification enzyme, whose product is MSQGDVWAGKGTTGSVADLVTRFGQEVRAKLQGPAGAVSGKEESLTTPVEHLLRGMASRQRLKLIAHGQSRVKRLRIRPDFAISCGGRTIGHVELKQPGKGVDPEKWSVKSHDRKQWEKIKALHNVLYTDGYQWAVYRFGVQIGPTGQLVGDLQSGSRQLVVADDGFERALTHFFTPAPLTHGSIGELVKRIAGICALLRDEVTERLTREESGEANASFSILAGNWKDLLFPDARAEEFADHYSQTLTFAILLARLERIDLDKLSLPDVAIRLGKRHSLMGKALAVLTDEALDDLRGITDTLIDVISAVDPEMFKDETGDAYLHLYEGFLSAYDPELRRRTGTYYTPGEVVRFMVGFTDEVLRDRLGQEDGYGSEDVTVVDPAMGTGTFLINIIDHVAKNLSLKYGKILKSGLLRDLSSRLVGLEKQTGPYAVAELRVHHAFQSHDADVTGHPPRLLVADTLDDPSVEHHLGLMYEAIARHRRMANKIKADEKVMVVIGNPPYLRGARQSGVGRWVTDGNPNDQGPILARFHPEDNGRVGYALDNLYVYFWAWSTWKVFDQVTASGTPKAPSGVVALITNSGYLDSEGAAGMRHYLREAADEGWVIGLSPEGPYSDTRTRVFQDVKREVCIAVFVRRGSPDASNPARVWRLDVPAGTREEKFGWLEALGVEGHRNGTSWQLCPTQWTAPFHVTPDSEWSTMPPVDALLPWTSTGNTNNRSWPVSPSQDVLERRWRRLVQAPTEAKATLMKSTGDRRPDKPEPPLPGQQEKGSLAAEKETVPVIVRYGRMTFDRQYIIADRRVIDRPRPALWFAHDDRRQIYLSELHTESGRPGPAVSFTALLPDVHHFKGTEGGRVAPLYRHSHRAEPNVTPGLLQLLTKTHGVTVTAEDLLAYIAGTAGHSGYARRFATNLAERGARVPLTRDSALWAEMVEMGRRTVWIHTYGERFASHHHNSSHGPTPRLPPAEQPECVVAIGEDDGLPDSISYDATTRTLTVGTGSIRPVAPEVWDYRIGGVQVIRKWFSFRKRKPDVERQTPLNDILPPTWPSRWTIDLLDLINALGLLVSLEPRQAWLLDAVSSGPLITTDDLRDEGILPVPAYATKEPKPPRTSRRSPGPGQESLDFPS
- a CDS encoding DUF262 domain-containing protein, whose product is MHRREYVLPAIQREFVWSRDKITRLYDSLMRGYPIGSFLMWQVQEGNSGRFAFYDFMRDYHEPDNAHCAPTGPLGSRAITAILDGQQRLTALNIGLCGSFTAKLPRMCECGPYGAS
- a CDS encoding DUF234 domain-containing protein, which codes for MDFKGRAADLDLLGRQLGSVIEGAGGTRGQAVIMTGRRRVGKSRLVQEFCDRSGMPYVVFQATRGRNATAERADFTAALAQSAALPGAELVAGLQAADWNQALRSLAIALPDDAPSIAVIDEVPWLVEQDAEFEGALQTVWDRHLSAKPVLLVLVGSDMSVMEALQSYGRPFFGRATKMTVQPLHLADVQAMTELDAADAVDALLITGGFPEIVQSWRPGLSRADFLRAAVTNPLSPLLVAGELSLLGEFPEASLSRAVLEAVGSGERTFSAIAAQAGGTGALPSGTLSPLLNTLQTKRVLAADLPLSGKADTKNKRYRIADPYLRFWLAFLQRGIPLIERGRGDLALERIERSWTTWRGRAVEPVVRESLLRLLPDEHWPETEAVGGWWNRQNNPEVDLIGADREPVAGAVHFVGSIKWLESQPFGRREYDTLVRDVPAVPGAGPDTPLVAVSRSGVTGDLPLAAHWGPEDLVRAWQ